One Verrucomicrobiia bacterium DNA window includes the following coding sequences:
- a CDS encoding phosphoribosyltransferase family protein has protein sequence MSVIRKNTLYSLGVKTNGDLRSRGNKPFNPARYSRFKYGDSRVSLEFAREIATLLVADPTVKRRLLSGKAVITSSAYKVVPTAAHSVAAALYTLLLRQGYPVQHAFIYRSNLSEGDYAKKSLEERQQLMANNGLILKEEDFADHHVIVIDDIRITGSHERAVESLFSTIAVKSLHFLYAVEMKPVDALADPTIEDRINHYWMKSPKQLLSLMKRPAFVLNARTCKYILALPAPELTVLLAGLDDSRLAELHAGIKGDEYHKMDCYRASYRVLLKEVSERKMSTYAPAAVLAAA, from the coding sequence ATGAGCGTAATCCGTAAAAACACCCTCTATTCCCTGGGTGTAAAAACCAACGGTGACCTGCGTTCCCGTGGGAACAAGCCGTTCAATCCTGCCCGCTACAGCCGTTTTAAGTATGGCGACAGCCGGGTGTCCTTGGAATTTGCTCGGGAAATTGCCACCTTGTTGGTGGCAGACCCTACGGTCAAGCGCCGCTTACTGAGTGGCAAGGCCGTTATTACCTCCTCTGCATATAAGGTGGTTCCTACTGCTGCCCATTCCGTTGCTGCCGCCCTTTACACTCTCTTGCTCCGCCAAGGGTACCCTGTCCAGCATGCGTTCATCTACCGCTCAAACCTGAGCGAAGGTGACTACGCGAAGAAGTCCTTAGAAGAGCGCCAGCAGCTCATGGCCAACAATGGTCTTATCCTTAAAGAGGAGGACTTTGCCGATCATCATGTAATTGTGATTGATGACATTCGGATTACCGGTTCACATGAACGGGCAGTTGAGTCACTTTTCAGTACCATTGCCGTCAAATCCCTGCACTTTTTGTATGCAGTAGAGATGAAGCCGGTAGACGCCTTGGCAGACCCAACCATTGAAGACCGCATCAACCACTATTGGATGAAATCGCCAAAGCAGCTCCTTAGCCTCATGAAGAGGCCGGCTTTTGTGCTGAACGCCCGGACATGCAAATACATTTTGGCACTTCCTGCACCAGAGCTTACAGTTCTGCTTGCGGGGCTGGATGACAGCCGCCTTGCCGAGCTCCACGCCGGTATTAAAGGTGACGAATACCATAAAATGGACTGCTACCGCGCCAGCTACAGAGTGCTCCTCAAGGAGGTTTCTGAGCGGAAAATGAGTACGTACGCACCCGCAGCCGTACTTGCCGCTGCGTAA